From a single Candidatus Bathyarchaeota archaeon genomic region:
- a CDS encoding tRNA (N(6)-L-threonylcarbamoyladenosine(37)-C(2))-methylthiotransferase: MPSKVHIKNYGCSSNIADGETLSGCLKQAGYNLTTSEAEADLIIYNSCAVKGPTENRIINDIKGAPKDKKIVVAGCLPKISFERLSREVHFDGAVGPALGGEIVDIVGRVLAGEKVTDLSAKKENPLLSLPHQRSNPVVSIVPINFGCLGSCAYCCVVQARGHLRSYNIKDIVQRVQVDFDSGAREFWLTSQDTASYGRDIKTDLAALLLAIDRLKGDFRVRVGMMTPNLVTDIEERLICAFESERVFKFLHLPVQSGDNTVLKEMQRFYTVEQFKATVEAFRDTFPDLTVATDVIVGYPGETPQAFEHTLQLLKDVEPDITNVSKFFARPKTPAWNIREGLVDKEEIKNRSSIAAELAKQISAKRNQRWIGWSGQVFFDEKGKVEGSWIGRNFAYKPVVVQCSEELLGKTCKVEVKGAAQTYLKGKVVEEEHSDELGYVAI, translated from the coding sequence ATGCCCTCAAAAGTCCACATAAAAAACTACGGCTGCTCCTCAAACATCGCCGACGGCGAAACCCTGTCCGGATGTCTAAAACAAGCAGGCTACAACCTCACCACATCCGAAGCGGAAGCAGACCTCATAATCTACAACAGTTGTGCCGTGAAAGGACCCACCGAGAACCGCATAATCAACGACATAAAAGGCGCCCCGAAAGACAAAAAAATCGTCGTTGCAGGTTGCCTGCCTAAAATCAGCTTTGAACGCCTCAGCCGCGAAGTCCACTTTGACGGTGCTGTTGGGCCAGCGCTCGGCGGAGAAATCGTAGATATTGTGGGGCGTGTTTTGGCTGGCGAAAAAGTCACTGACCTATCAGCTAAGAAAGAGAATCCACTGCTCAGTTTGCCCCATCAGCGAAGCAACCCTGTGGTTAGTATCGTTCCGATTAATTTTGGGTGTTTAGGCAGCTGTGCCTACTGCTGCGTTGTGCAAGCACGGGGACACCTGCGAAGCTACAACATAAAAGACATAGTCCAACGTGTACAGGTTGATTTCGATTCGGGCGCAAGAGAGTTTTGGTTAACTTCACAGGACACGGCAAGCTACGGCAGAGACATAAAAACCGACTTAGCGGCGTTGCTTTTGGCGATTGACAGGTTAAAGGGTGATTTCCGGGTTCGAGTGGGCATGATGACGCCTAATTTGGTCACCGACATCGAAGAACGGTTGATCTGTGCTTTTGAGTCGGAGCGGGTTTTCAAGTTTCTACATTTGCCCGTGCAAAGCGGCGACAACACCGTCCTCAAAGAAATGCAGAGATTCTACACGGTTGAACAATTCAAAGCCACCGTCGAAGCTTTCAGAGACACATTCCCCGACTTAACAGTTGCCACCGACGTCATCGTGGGTTATCCAGGTGAAACGCCGCAAGCATTTGAGCACACACTGCAACTACTCAAAGATGTTGAACCAGACATAACTAACGTCTCCAAATTTTTCGCTAGACCCAAAACACCAGCCTGGAATATCCGCGAAGGGTTGGTGGATAAAGAAGAAATCAAAAATCGAAGCAGCATAGCAGCGGAGTTGGCGAAGCAGATTTCAGCGAAACGCAACCAGCGTTGGATCGGCTGGAGTGGCCAGGTGTTTTTTGATGAAAAGGGCAAAGTCGAGGGGTCATGGATTGGCCGCAACTTCGCGTACAAACCTGTCGTTGTTCAGTGTAGCGAAGAGTTGTTAGGTAAAACATGTAAGGTTGAAGTTAAGGGGGCCGCCCAGACTTACCTCAAAGGCAAGGTTGTAGAAGAAGAGCACAGTGACGAGTTGGGTTACGTGGCTATTTGA
- the hypD gene encoding hydrogenase formation protein HypD, with translation MSTNLRFRNPELAQSIAKKIREVAPKKGQVKICHVCGTHEWTITHFGLRSLLPENVEVIAGPGCPVCIVPAAEVDEAVLLANQGNVITCFGDLLRVPGSESSLLEAKAGGADVRIVYALSDAVEMAKKEPQKDFVFHAVGFETTAPITAVEALGDLPKNFSFLVSHRLIPPAMELLLGVGDLEIDGFIAPGHVSAIIGLKPYELFTRVYRMPTVVAGFEPNDVLMAIYMIVKQHSENDAKLENEYSRVVKPEGNKKAQEMIEKAFEVTAGNWRGIGRLPDSALQLRESLATYDARKKYGVKLEKGKDILLGCECHLVIIGKIKPKECPMFLKACTPAKPVGACMVSSEGTCRVWAKNVAANSP, from the coding sequence GTGTCAACGAACCTCCGCTTTAGAAACCCCGAGTTGGCCCAGAGCATCGCAAAAAAAATCCGTGAAGTTGCACCGAAGAAGGGGCAAGTAAAGATTTGCCATGTCTGCGGAACGCACGAATGGACTATAACCCATTTTGGGTTGCGCAGTTTGTTGCCTGAGAACGTGGAGGTTATCGCTGGACCTGGTTGTCCAGTGTGTATCGTCCCTGCTGCAGAGGTTGATGAGGCTGTGCTGCTGGCTAATCAGGGGAATGTTATAACCTGCTTCGGTGACTTGTTGCGGGTGCCGGGAAGTGAATCTTCGCTTTTGGAGGCTAAAGCAGGCGGCGCTGACGTTCGAATAGTTTATGCGCTTTCTGACGCGGTGGAAATGGCAAAGAAGGAACCACAGAAGGACTTTGTGTTTCATGCTGTCGGGTTCGAAACCACTGCTCCGATAACTGCCGTTGAAGCGTTAGGGGATTTGCCTAAGAACTTTAGTTTCTTGGTTTCGCATCGCCTTATCCCCCCCGCTATGGAGCTGCTCCTTGGCGTGGGTGACCTTGAAATTGACGGTTTCATCGCGCCGGGGCATGTAAGCGCCATCATTGGCTTGAAACCGTATGAACTCTTCACACGGGTGTACCGAATGCCCACCGTAGTTGCTGGGTTTGAGCCAAACGATGTTTTGATGGCTATCTACATGATTGTGAAGCAGCACAGCGAAAACGATGCTAAACTCGAAAACGAGTATTCAAGGGTAGTGAAGCCCGAGGGTAACAAGAAAGCTCAAGAAATGATCGAGAAAGCCTTTGAGGTCACGGCTGGCAACTGGCGGGGCATAGGTAGACTCCCCGACTCCGCGTTGCAACTCCGCGAATCCCTCGCAACCTACGATGCCCGCAAAAAATACGGCGTAAAATTGGAAAAAGGCAAAGATATTCTGTTGGGCTGCGAGTGTCACTTGGTGATTATTGGGAAAATTAAGCCTAAAGAATGCCCTATGTTTCTCAAAGCCTGTACTCCAGCTAAACCCGTCGGTGCCTGTATGGTGAGCAGTGAAGGTACCTGCCGTGTGTGGGCAAAGAACGTCGCCGCCAACTCGCCTTAA
- a CDS encoding MEDS domain-containing protein, with translation MNSIEQNAETLSSFGMTVKQAKVYLSLVFLGTAAVGEISKHSKVRREEVYRILPKLEKMGLIEKTLSTPVKLKATSVENALEILIKNEEEKAKNRIAELSAKKAEFLKHFQTSSKESKMGDGEQFSLTSEKAVALSKIKALIDLAQTQIEYVSSREKILQFVKFYSESLIAAVGRGVKFRLISNPAKGGEDQLRKAIRQVFADKSGVSVRYSESLPNHFLIVDSKQVLIATSTEGYLADKPLLWSNNLPHVSVYKKLFEDLWESSVELVPLNVSSDSERLISFVKKMKPSQHVILLYETVDAKFKVLLTYLKFGLQNGEAAVYVCSESSVEEVTAAMTQIGIDVAKHQKSGALKVLDYTQHYIIDGQFQIETTEQLWRKYFDEAVSRGFRGLRVAGETACFFKHNLVKELVDYERYLHKNPSVPMIAICAFRAEQLMNPNNPVNVYSELVKSHGKVLFSWLDKELGRVAIS, from the coding sequence TTGAACAGTATCGAGCAGAATGCTGAAACCCTTTCAAGTTTCGGTATGACAGTTAAACAAGCCAAAGTCTACCTATCGCTAGTTTTTTTAGGCACCGCTGCGGTTGGCGAAATCTCCAAGCATTCAAAGGTTCGCCGAGAAGAAGTTTATCGCATTTTGCCGAAGCTGGAAAAAATGGGTTTAATCGAGAAGACCCTGAGCACCCCTGTTAAACTCAAAGCCACCTCAGTGGAGAACGCCCTTGAAATCCTAATAAAAAATGAGGAAGAAAAAGCAAAGAATCGCATTGCAGAGTTGTCCGCCAAGAAAGCAGAGTTTCTCAAACATTTCCAAACCAGCTCCAAAGAATCCAAAATGGGTGACGGTGAACAGTTCTCTTTAACTTCAGAAAAAGCTGTTGCCTTAAGCAAAATTAAAGCTCTAATAGACCTTGCTCAAACCCAAATCGAATATGTTTCTTCACGTGAAAAAATTCTTCAATTCGTCAAGTTCTATTCCGAATCACTGATCGCCGCCGTCGGTCGGGGCGTAAAATTTCGCTTAATCTCCAATCCAGCTAAAGGGGGGGAAGATCAACTAAGAAAAGCCATCCGGCAGGTGTTTGCAGATAAATCCGGGGTTTCTGTTCGGTACTCTGAAAGTCTTCCCAACCACTTCTTGATCGTCGACAGTAAACAGGTTTTAATCGCCACCTCAACGGAGGGTTATTTGGCTGATAAACCCTTGTTGTGGTCGAATAATCTGCCGCATGTTAGCGTTTACAAAAAACTTTTCGAAGACCTCTGGGAGTCCTCCGTTGAGTTAGTTCCTCTGAACGTAAGCAGCGATAGCGAGCGGCTCATAAGCTTCGTTAAAAAGATGAAGCCTTCCCAACACGTTATTCTTTTGTATGAAACAGTGGACGCAAAATTCAAAGTGCTCTTAACTTACCTTAAATTCGGTTTACAGAATGGCGAAGCAGCTGTTTATGTTTGTTCTGAGTCAAGTGTGGAGGAAGTAACTGCCGCCATGACGCAAATAGGCATCGACGTAGCCAAACATCAGAAAAGCGGTGCCTTGAAGGTTTTAGATTATACACAACACTACATAATAGATGGCCAATTTCAAATAGAGACAACAGAACAGCTTTGGAGAAAATATTTCGATGAAGCGGTTTCGCGCGGTTTTAGGGGTTTACGTGTGGCGGGGGAGACTGCTTGTTTCTTCAAACACAACTTGGTCAAGGAACTGGTTGATTACGAGCGGTATTTGCATAAAAACCCCAGTGTACCGATGATCGCTATTTGCGCTTTCCGCGCAGAACAACTTATGAATCCAAATAATCCAGTTAACGTCTACTCAGAGCTTGTGAAATCACATGGAAAAGTGCTGTTTAGCTGGTTAGACAAAGAGCTTGGTCGCGTCGCTATAAGTTAA
- the hypF gene encoding carbamoyltransferase HypF: MRVKLVVSGIVQGVGFRPFIYRTAVKHGLAGYVQNRGDAGVEILLEGDTQKIEAFMAGLQAEKPPLARIDQIQRTELLGKNEHSQFTIIQSSQEAEQSGSVIPPDIAICNQCLTELRNPSDPRFDYFFITCTDCGPRFTIIERLPYDRENTTMREFPLCGFCQKEYVDPANRRFHAQTVACPTCGPKAYLTTCDGEPVEVGDPVREAGRLLSEGSILAVKGYGGFHIAASTVLEEPLLRLRETKHRKEKPFAIMARSLEAAKSFGVVEAKEAELLSSPQRPIVLLTKNSRYNLSSLVAPNLHNVGVMLPYTGLHYMLFDGVADSAFVMTSANPPNQPIVKDNAEGLKILGRTVDYFLFHDRKIAHRCDDSVMRLHGDRPVFLRRSRGYAPAPIRLKHKSKRCVVGLGGELNNTACVLHEDKAFISQHIGDVENLETQTFLQEATTHLQHLTNTHAEVIACDLHPKFNTTRLAKELTESQGLPLIQVQHHFAHAAALMAEHGLDDVVAVTCDGYGYGSDGEAWGGEVLYARNGSAEFCRLGHLEHQALLGGDLASRYPVRLAAAMLNKAGVEVQEWLLKNSNLLSYGEMEAELILNQLRKGTGVVQTTSCGRVLDAVSALLGICTARTYEGEPAMKLESAALTGRDVLQLKPQIYGNILGTSYLIKAIYDSLGRVSVADLAYTAHSYIAQGLASLTVEQAQVQGTKNVGFTGGAACNQLLAHHMRLAVEAAGLSFFVHEAVPAGDGGVSFGQAVVASFSSF; this comes from the coding sequence TTGCGTGTCAAACTTGTCGTTTCGGGTATTGTTCAGGGCGTAGGTTTTCGTCCCTTCATCTACCGTACCGCCGTAAAGCACGGGTTAGCGGGGTATGTGCAGAACAGGGGTGACGCGGGCGTAGAAATCCTACTCGAGGGAGACACGCAAAAAATCGAGGCGTTTATGGCTGGTTTGCAGGCTGAGAAGCCGCCGCTGGCCAGAATAGACCAAATCCAACGCACCGAGCTTTTGGGCAAAAACGAACACAGCCAATTCACGATTATCCAGAGCTCCCAAGAAGCCGAACAATCAGGCTCCGTCATACCACCCGACATAGCCATCTGCAACCAATGCCTAACTGAACTCCGCAACCCAAGCGACCCCCGCTTCGACTACTTCTTCATAACCTGCACCGACTGCGGTCCCCGCTTCACCATCATCGAGCGACTACCCTACGACCGAGAAAACACAACCATGCGCGAGTTTCCGCTGTGCGGCTTCTGTCAAAAAGAGTACGTGGATCCTGCTAACAGGCGGTTTCATGCGCAGACGGTGGCGTGCCCAACCTGCGGACCCAAAGCTTACCTAACCACATGCGACGGCGAACCTGTAGAAGTAGGCGACCCTGTGCGGGAAGCTGGACGGCTCCTTTCGGAGGGTAGCATTTTGGCGGTGAAGGGGTATGGTGGGTTCCACATTGCTGCGTCGACTGTGCTTGAGGAACCGTTGCTGAGGCTTCGAGAAACCAAGCACCGCAAGGAGAAACCTTTTGCGATTATGGCGCGGAGTTTGGAGGCGGCTAAAAGTTTTGGTGTGGTGGAGGCAAAGGAGGCGGAATTGCTGTCATCTCCTCAGCGCCCCATCGTTTTGCTCACCAAAAACAGCCGATATAACCTCTCATCGTTGGTTGCGCCTAACCTGCACAATGTCGGCGTCATGTTGCCCTACACGGGCTTGCACTACATGCTCTTTGACGGCGTGGCTGATTCCGCGTTTGTTATGACCAGCGCAAACCCCCCAAACCAACCCATCGTTAAAGACAACGCTGAAGGCCTCAAAATACTCGGCAGAACAGTAGACTACTTCTTGTTTCATGATAGAAAAATCGCTCACCGATGCGACGACAGCGTGATGCGACTGCACGGTGACCGCCCAGTTTTTCTACGCCGAAGTCGTGGCTACGCCCCAGCCCCAATACGCCTCAAACACAAATCCAAGCGCTGCGTGGTAGGGTTAGGCGGCGAATTAAACAACACAGCCTGTGTGCTCCACGAAGACAAAGCCTTCATAAGCCAACACATCGGCGACGTAGAAAACCTCGAAACCCAAACCTTCCTCCAAGAAGCCACCACACACCTCCAGCACCTAACCAACACCCACGCCGAGGTCATCGCCTGCGATTTACACCCAAAATTCAACACCACCCGCCTTGCCAAGGAGCTGACAGAGTCGCAGGGGTTGCCGCTGATTCAGGTGCAGCATCACTTTGCACACGCGGCGGCGTTGATGGCGGAGCACGGTTTAGACGATGTTGTTGCGGTGACTTGTGATGGCTACGGTTACGGCTCCGACGGCGAGGCTTGGGGCGGTGAAGTTCTATACGCAAGAAATGGTTCAGCGGAGTTCTGTAGGTTGGGTCATTTAGAGCATCAGGCTCTTTTGGGTGGCGACTTGGCTAGCCGTTATCCTGTGCGTTTGGCGGCGGCGATGCTCAACAAGGCAGGCGTTGAAGTTCAGGAGTGGCTTTTGAAAAACAGCAACCTGCTATCTTACGGGGAAATGGAAGCTGAACTCATCTTAAACCAACTAAGAAAAGGCACAGGCGTGGTTCAAACGACTAGTTGCGGTAGGGTTCTTGACGCGGTTTCGGCTCTATTAGGCATCTGTACGGCTCGTACCTATGAGGGGGAACCTGCGATGAAGTTGGAATCCGCAGCGTTAACTGGCAGGGACGTTTTGCAGCTTAAACCGCAGATTTATGGAAATATACTTGGGACTTCTTACTTGATTAAGGCTATCTATGACAGTTTAGGTAGGGTTTCTGTTGCAGATTTAGCATACACCGCCCATTCTTACATAGCTCAGGGTCTTGCTTCTTTGACTGTTGAGCAAGCTCAGGTTCAGGGCACAAAAAACGTGGGTTTCACAGGCGGCGCAGCATGCAACCAACTCCTCGCACATCACATGCGGTTGGCGGTTGAAGCGGCGGGTTTAAGTTTCTTTGTGCATGAGGCGGTTCCAGCAGGCGACGGCGGAGTCTCTTTTGGTCAAGCAGTTGTTGCATCATTTTCATCTTTTTAG
- a CDS encoding glycosyltransferase family 39 protein, with protein MLNLDPGRFGLKRWHILLLTLFVVCAVGFSIHLTYMSAVWDETVRLLGGFMIYQGRISEYLMFTRYPPLMDFVTAGYFGVFGASVFSARLVSVTFSLLTLAAVFALASKAYGRKVAFVSCAILATMPGYIFISRVALLDIPITFFFTATLLMFLVWLHSGKNSAIILCGLLLGLATLTKYQAIVAGLVILVALPLLFYRNNYFKAKISRFPLLLASAAVIIVPTLVWIYSSGILWQWLGLMQSSDTLTNVYGARFPLPIFYMLETTMPFDYMHPILLPVFVMGLLGLGFLVWRRKPEDKLLLVWFAVVYVFFTFVGTRSWRYVMPFFPVLAISASNLIIFLYAKFADIWRSAQTPSNKKFVAKLSAGVLICLSGGVLVASVVDAYSWISEDSKYIELPETVNYIAERLGQDDAVMVVCGVNLVNQKGVEFYLKAYESKTNKVLLYPLEPADTYTPNFNITTLTKLCKTNNVKYLILFENRGETYYNSTLTAASIGELIRDSGEFSHEATIGVKPNRFFVFQVNGTANTVG; from the coding sequence ATGCTAAACTTAGACCCCGGCAGGTTTGGGCTTAAGCGATGGCACATACTACTCCTAACCCTTTTTGTCGTCTGCGCCGTAGGTTTCTCGATACATTTAACGTACATGAGCGCGGTGTGGGATGAAACAGTACGCCTTCTAGGCGGATTTATGATCTACCAAGGCAGAATCAGCGAGTACCTCATGTTTACGCGGTATCCGCCCTTGATGGATTTTGTCACCGCAGGCTACTTCGGCGTCTTTGGAGCCAGCGTTTTCTCGGCGCGGCTGGTTTCCGTAACTTTTTCTCTACTCACGTTGGCAGCGGTGTTTGCGCTTGCCTCCAAAGCGTACGGGCGTAAAGTGGCGTTTGTTTCCTGCGCTATACTGGCGACTATGCCAGGCTACATTTTCATCTCACGAGTGGCGCTTCTCGACATTCCCATCACTTTTTTCTTCACGGCCACGCTTCTGATGTTTTTGGTTTGGTTGCATAGCGGAAAAAACAGCGCTATAATTCTCTGTGGATTACTGTTGGGGTTGGCGACTTTGACGAAGTATCAAGCCATCGTCGCGGGGTTGGTTATTTTGGTTGCTTTGCCGCTGCTTTTCTACCGCAACAACTACTTCAAAGCTAAAATTTCCCGTTTTCCGCTTCTGCTTGCGTCTGCGGCGGTAATAATTGTGCCCACGTTGGTGTGGATTTATTCGTCGGGGATTTTGTGGCAGTGGCTGGGGCTGATGCAGTCAAGCGACACCTTAACCAACGTTTACGGCGCCCGTTTCCCCCTACCGATTTTCTACATGCTAGAAACAACCATGCCCTTTGACTACATGCATCCAATTCTGCTGCCTGTTTTTGTAATGGGTTTGTTGGGGCTTGGTTTCTTGGTTTGGCGCCGAAAACCAGAAGACAAACTCCTGCTCGTGTGGTTTGCTGTAGTGTATGTCTTTTTTACTTTTGTGGGAACAAGAAGTTGGCGTTACGTGATGCCCTTTTTTCCAGTTTTAGCCATCTCAGCATCCAACCTAATCATATTTCTATACGCAAAGTTTGCCGACATCTGGCGTTCTGCACAGACGCCTTCGAACAAAAAGTTTGTTGCTAAGCTGTCGGCGGGCGTTCTAATTTGCTTATCTGGGGGTGTGCTTGTTGCCAGCGTGGTTGACGCGTATAGTTGGATATCTGAAGACTCCAAATACATCGAGTTACCTGAGACGGTTAACTACATAGCAGAAAGGTTGGGGCAAGACGATGCAGTGATGGTGGTATGTGGAGTTAACTTGGTGAACCAGAAAGGTGTTGAGTTCTACTTGAAAGCCTACGAATCTAAAACCAATAAAGTGCTGCTCTACCCACTTGAACCAGCAGACACCTACACCCCGAACTTCAACATAACCACCCTGACCAAGCTATGCAAAACCAACAACGTCAAATACCTGATTCTCTTCGAAAACCGAGGCGAAACCTACTACAACTCAACCTTGACGGCGGCGTCAATAGGGGAATTAATACGGGATAGCGGCGAATTTAGCCACGAGGCAACAATTGGGGTGAAACCTAACAGATTTTTTGTGTTCCAAGTTAACGGCACAGCAAACACCGTGGGTTAG
- a CDS encoding ribbon-helix-helix domain-containing protein — protein MKLITLYLPETYIKALDQLVDERFYPNRAEAIRVAIRDLISAEVWRRKGVD, from the coding sequence TTGAAACTAATCACTCTGTATCTACCTGAAACGTATATAAAAGCTTTGGACCAGTTGGTGGACGAACGGTTCTACCCCAACCGCGCCGAAGCCATACGAGTTGCAATAAGAGACTTAATCAGTGCAGAAGTTTGGAGGAGAAAAGGCGTTGACTAA
- a CDS encoding HypC/HybG/HupF family hydrogenase formation chaperone encodes MCLAIPAKIMSLQGETAQVDFGQGVLREVNVSLVEAKLGDYVLVHAGYAIQVLEEQEALETLSLWNDVIASTGE; translated from the coding sequence ATGTGTTTAGCTATTCCTGCCAAAATTATGTCTCTACAGGGCGAAACTGCCCAAGTTGACTTCGGCCAGGGCGTGCTGAGGGAAGTTAACGTGTCGCTTGTTGAGGCTAAACTGGGCGATTATGTGCTTGTGCACGCAGGCTACGCCATCCAAGTTCTTGAAGAACAAGAGGCGCTGGAAACTTTGAGCCTCTGGAACGACGTTATCGCTTCAACTGGAGAATAG
- a CDS encoding PocR ligand-binding domain-containing protein: MDSVPSRLNAYEKSDFEGQELANIMDVEAFQSMMNDLYAVTKISFAIKDLKGNVLASAGWQDICTKFHRVNPQSFWNCLETDIQLTQGVARGEFRAFKCKNNMWDIVTPIIIGERHVGNLFSGQFFFDDEVVDRQVFVEQAEKYGFDKDAYLAALDRVPRWNRAVVMNLMHFYAKLSEMISKISYINLKLTKALSDQKLVEAQLRESHHDLMHAQEVAKTGSWRLNLQNNELTWSDETYKIFGIKKGTPLHYETFLGLVHPEDRETVDKAWKAALRGEIYDLEHRILAQGETRWVHEKAELEFDQNGLLIGGFGTVQDITEHKLNEQKLRRLNRALRAISNSNQVLMRATDEAAFLQQGCRIIVEDCGYTLVWIGFALDDEAKSVKPMAYAGFDQGYIDALKVTWADTERGQGPTGRAIRTGQPQICADMRTDPNFAIWRPLAVARGYSSCIALPLMSEGKAFGAINIYSRELNPFSDDEVKLLAELASDFSHGIMLLRMKAAAKHAEEAWRLSEERFSKAFNQSPVALSISRLSDGRFVDVNQTFLDLLEYNREEVIGCTAPELNVFANPHAQKEFFEIFSKEKSVRNVEVTFRTKSGKLIPTIVSVEKISINNQDHIITTFVDITRRKLAEGQLAKAKHEWEQTFDALPDMIAIMDKKHRILRVNKAMADRLGVKAEQCIGMPCFRCVHGTDVPPEVCPHSQTVADGKEHTVKLFDARLGDIAITTTPIRGDDGKPFASVHVVRSLKK; this comes from the coding sequence TTGGATAGTGTACCGTCTCGACTGAATGCATACGAAAAGTCCGATTTTGAGGGACAAGAATTGGCAAACATAATGGATGTTGAAGCGTTCCAGTCGATGATGAATGACCTTTACGCTGTTACCAAAATAAGTTTTGCAATCAAAGACCTCAAAGGAAACGTGTTGGCTTCCGCGGGCTGGCAAGATATTTGCACAAAATTTCACAGGGTTAATCCGCAGTCGTTTTGGAATTGTTTAGAAACCGACATCCAGCTAACTCAAGGTGTTGCAAGAGGAGAATTTAGGGCTTTTAAATGTAAAAATAACATGTGGGATATCGTTACCCCCATAATCATTGGTGAACGGCATGTTGGGAACCTTTTTTCGGGGCAGTTTTTTTTCGACGACGAAGTGGTAGACAGACAAGTTTTTGTTGAGCAAGCAGAAAAGTACGGTTTTGACAAAGACGCTTACCTGGCTGCTTTGGACCGCGTTCCAAGGTGGAACCGTGCGGTAGTTATGAACCTTATGCATTTCTACGCGAAACTTTCTGAAATGATTTCCAAAATTAGTTACATCAACCTAAAACTAACCAAAGCCTTATCTGACCAGAAACTTGTCGAAGCACAGCTTCGAGAAAGCCACCATGACCTTATGCATGCTCAAGAAGTAGCTAAAACTGGAAGTTGGCGGTTAAATCTCCAGAACAACGAGTTAACATGGTCGGATGAAACATACAAAATATTCGGTATCAAAAAGGGCACCCCCTTACATTATGAAACATTTCTCGGTTTAGTTCACCCTGAAGACCGAGAAACAGTAGATAAAGCATGGAAAGCGGCGCTTCGCGGAGAAATCTACGACTTGGAACATCGGATACTTGCTCAAGGGGAAACTCGTTGGGTTCATGAAAAGGCCGAGTTAGAATTCGACCAAAACGGTTTACTTATCGGCGGCTTTGGCACCGTTCAAGACATAACCGAGCACAAACTCAATGAACAGAAGCTCCGTCGACTAAACCGCGCGTTGCGGGCAATTAGCAACAGCAACCAAGTTTTGATGCGCGCCACCGACGAGGCAGCTTTCTTACAGCAGGGTTGCCGAATTATTGTTGAAGACTGCGGGTACACTTTGGTTTGGATAGGTTTTGCCTTGGATGACGAAGCGAAATCGGTTAAGCCGATGGCTTACGCAGGGTTCGATCAAGGCTACATTGATGCTCTAAAAGTCACTTGGGCAGACACTGAACGTGGGCAAGGTCCAACAGGCAGGGCTATCCGAACAGGTCAGCCTCAGATTTGTGCAGATATGCGTACTGACCCAAATTTTGCTATTTGGCGTCCATTAGCGGTAGCTCGTGGTTACTCTTCGTGTATCGCGTTACCTCTAATGTCTGAGGGTAAAGCTTTTGGTGCAATAAACATTTACTCACGTGAGCTTAACCCGTTTTCTGATGACGAAGTAAAGTTGCTCGCCGAGTTAGCCAGCGACTTTTCACATGGCATCATGCTACTTAGGATGAAGGCCGCTGCTAAACATGCTGAGGAAGCTTGGCGTTTGAGTGAGGAACGCTTCTCGAAGGCTTTTAACCAGAGTCCAGTTGCGTTGAGTATTTCACGACTTTCTGACGGCCGATTTGTCGATGTGAACCAGACATTTCTTGACCTTTTAGAGTACAACAGAGAAGAAGTCATTGGTTGTACTGCCCCTGAACTTAACGTGTTTGCTAATCCGCATGCTCAGAAAGAGTTCTTTGAGATTTTCAGTAAAGAAAAAAGTGTCCGCAACGTAGAAGTTACTTTTAGAACTAAATCGGGCAAGTTGATTCCAACTATTGTTTCAGTAGAAAAAATCTCCATAAACAACCAAGATCACATAATTACAACATTTGTCGATATCACTAGGCGTAAATTGGCAGAGGGGCAGCTTGCGAAAGCAAAGCATGAGTGGGAACAAACTTTTGATGCCCTTCCAGATATGATTGCAATAATGGACAAAAAACACAGGATTCTACGAGTTAACAAAGCTATGGCTGACCGTTTAGGCGTTAAGGCTGAGCAGTGTATCGGGATGCCTTGCTTTAGGTGTGTGCATGGTACGGATGTGCCTCCTGAAGTTTGTCCGCATTCACAAACGGTTGCTGATGGTAAAGAACATACTGTGAAACTTTTTGATGCTCGGCTTGGAGATATTGCCATTACTACTACTCCGATTAGGGGTGATGATGGGAAGCCGTTTGCTTCTGTGCATGTTGTTCGCAGTCTAAAAAAATAG